TTTTGAATGTTCAACGGATTTTATCTCTGGATATGCAGAGGCTAACTCTTCCGGGACTTCAAGAATAAAGAGAGGAAGACGATACAGGCCACCAAAGCGAATGCGGAGGTTTAAGCCAAAACTGGTTGGTGCGGAGAGAGAGGATGTTACGGGGAAGGAGAAAGGGGAGTCTGTTGTTAAACAGGCTGCTAAAAGAAGAGCTGAAGCTGTGGCGGGAGAATTTACAAGAGTTGCGAGAAGGTCAAAATCTGAGGTGGTCCCAAATGGGGGACTGCCCGATCTTTAATGCGACTTCTGAGTTGGAATTGTCGAGGTTTGGGACGGTCTCAAGACTCGACAATTCCCCGTCTCAAGGAGATACGTAAAATCTTTTTCCCTGAGATTATGTTTTTGATGGAAACTAAGCAAAGTAAAGACAAAGTAGTTGATTTGAAAGTTGTGTTGGGTTACGATAGAGTAATGGTAGTGGATCCTATTGGTTTGTCGGGGAGATTAGCTCTAATGTGGAAGCGGGAAGTCAGTGTGGAGGTGAAATTTGCTGATAAGAATATCATAGATTGCTGCATAAGGTACAGAGGACAGTGCTTCTTTGTTACTTTTGTCTATGGTGAGCCAAGTCAGCAAGGAAAGAGGAAGGTTTGGGAAAGGTTAATGAGGCTGGGAGCTGGGAGGAAGGAGAGTTGGGGTTTGTTGGGAGATTTTAATGATATCTTGCACAATGGAGAGAAGATTGGAGTTCCGATCAGAGGAGATAATTCTTTTCTGGATTTTGCTCAAATGATCCAGGTCTGCGAGATGAAGGAACTAACTGGGTTTGGTGATAGTTTTACTTGGGCAGGAGTAAGATATAAGAAGTATATCCAGTGTAAGCTTGATCGTTGCTTTGGAAACAAGCAATGGAGAAACAGTTTTCAGAACTCAACACAGACGTTCATGGAAAGGCTAGGGTCGGATCACAGACCAGTTATGGTTAATTGATGTGTGAGCAGGACAGTAGAAGATCTGACTTTCGTTTTGACAAACGAATGGTGGGCAAAAACAGAGTCGAAGAAACGATAGGGGAAGCATGGAACAGAGCCAGAGGGATTGGGAACCTATCGATAGTGGACAGTATAGGAGCTGTTAGGAAGTCTCTTGGAAAGTGGAAAAGAGACAATCATCTTAACTCAAATGAACACATGAAGAAGTTAAGACATAAATTGGAGTTGGAAACGTCTTCTACAGCCCCTTGTTgggagtgtgtgtgtgtgagttAAACACAGAGATCAATAAAGCGTttcaagaagaggaagaattCTGGGTGCAGAAGAGTAGAGACAAATGGTTAGTGGTGGGAGATAACAACACCAGTTTCTTCCATGCCTCTGTAAAGGCATGTCGTCAACAGAACCATCTGTCAAAGCTTGTTGATGATGAAGGTAGAGATCAGAGCTCGCTCCCTCAAATGGGGAAGATTGCCACATACTACTTTGAAAagctcttctcttcttctgcgTCGAATGAGGTTATGGGTTTCTTTGCTAGTCTAGCGCCTAGGGTCTCAGAGAATATGAACCGTAAGCTGATATGGGAGGTCACTGATGAAGAAGTGAGATCGGTTGTTTTCTCAATCAAACAGTCCAGTGCTCCAGGCAGTGATGGGATGAATGGACTGTTCTTTCAGGAATATTGGGGAATTATCGGAATGGAGATTGTGAAAGAAGTTAAGGCTTTTTTCAGTACTGGTGTGTTTCCATTGGAATGGAACTTCACACAGATATGTTTGATTCCAAAAATCACAAATCCTACTTCAATGGTTGATCTGAGACCGATTAGTCTATGTTCCGTGCTATACAAGATTGTGGCTAAGATTTTGGTCTCAGGGATCAAGCCACTTTTGGAGCACATTGTGTCGCCTAACCAATCTGCGTTTGTTCCGGAGCGTTTGATATCAGATAATATCATCATTGCCCACGAGATGATACATGGGTTGAGGACGCATGATCATATATCCAAGGAGTTTATGGCAATAAAAACTGATATGTCAAAGGCGTATGATAGAATTGAGTGGAATTACTTGGAAGGTTTGATGATGGCGATGGGTTTTCACGCTAAGTTCAGAGAGTGGATCATGTTCTGTGTACGCTCGGTCTCCTACACGGTGCTTATCAATGGTGAGGAACAGGGGAAAGTCTTACCAGGTAGAGGGTTGAGACAAGGAGATCCTCTGTCTCCTTTCCTCTTTGATTTATGCACTGAAGTTTTATCACATCAGTTAAATGAAGCAGAGAGAAGAGGTGAGATATCGGGGATTAGATTCTCCGCGGATGGTCCTGCGATACATCATTTATTCTTCGCGGATGATTCCCTATTGTTGCTAAAAGCTAATGAGGAAGAGTGTGGTGTGGTTTGTCGGATTCTTAAGGAGTATGAGGTGGTATCTGGTCAGATGATTAGCCTTACAAAGTCAGCCATCACTTTTGGAAGTAAAGTGGAGAATGGAATGAAAGTGAATATCAAAGAGATATCTGGGATAACAAATGAAGGAGGTACCGGAAAATACTTGGGATTACCGGAATGCTTTAGTGGCTCCAAGGTAGCTATACTGCAGTACATCCACGTGAAGATGACGGCTCGCTTTCAAGGGTGGCATGCTTTCTTTTTATCTACTGGTGGAAAGGAAGTACTACTAAAGTCTGTGGCTATGGCCATGCCGGTGTTTGCAATGTCGGTTTTTAAACTCCCGAAAACTACTTGCAAAATGCTTACAAGTGCAATGGCTAATTTCTGGTGGAATGCACAAGATGGAAAAAACAAGATGCATTGGGTCTCTTGGGATAGGATGTGTCttgataagaaagatggggtcaTGGGTTTTAAGGATTTGGAAAAATTCAATCAAGCCCTGCTGGCTAAACAGGGTTGGCGTCTCCTAATGGACCCAAACTCTCTGTGTGCACGAGTGATAAAGAGCAGATTCTATCCTACTGGTGACTTCTTAGATGCAAAGATTGGGAGCAGACCATCCTACGCTTGGAGGAGCATGTTATTTGGTAGAGAGCTGTTGGTGAAGGGGCTAAGAAGTAATGTAGGGTCTGGCAAGAGCATTATGGTTTGGACTGACAAATGGCTCTTTGATAAAGAACCCTTGGCACCTATGAGGAAACAAACTTTCTTCAATGTAAATTTAAGGGTGTGTGACCTTATCAATACTCAAACAGGATCTTGGGACCGAGAGAAGCTGGAGGAGGTTTTCTTCCCAAGTGATATTGAGCTGATCATGAAGATGAAACCTGCTTTTGGGAAAGAAGACTCATACGAATGGGTACACAACATATGGGGAGTATACTCTGTTAAGTCAGGGTACTGGTTAGCTTGTTCGATTGATAAATCTGCTGTAATAGTTGAGGCACATAGTAAACCATCTCTGAATGATTTGTGAAGCCAAGTTTGGTCAGTGAACACTACTCCAAAGATCAAAGTGTTCATGTGGAAAGCATTGTCCAATGCCCTTGCGGTTTCAGAGGAGTGCATCGCAAGAGGGATGAAGGTTGACCCTCGGTGTCAAAGGTGTGGAGATGATGGAGAATCCATTAACCATGTTCTGTTTTCTTGCCCTGCAGCTAGCCTGGTGTGGGCGGCATCAGGTTTTCCGTTTCCACAACGAGGTTTTGAGAACAGGTCTCTGTTTGAAAACTTTAGCTACTTGTTGAGTATTGGGAAAGATTCTCGAGTGCCAAAAGAACTACGGCAGGTCTTTCCTTGGATACTATGGATGCTGTGGAAGAATAAGAATGCTTTCTCTTTTGAAGGGAAAGATTATGCAGCAGAAAATACAGTGGCAAAGTGTCGGGAGGAGGCTACACGATGGACTGAAATAACGGGTGTAGCAAAGGCGGAAGAAGCTAAGAGGAATCAATGCAAAAAGGTTGATTCAACGTGGAGGGCTCCAGAAAGAGAAAGACTGAAGTGCAATATTGGGATCTCGTGGTGTAGAAAGACGAATTTGGCTGGTATGGGATGGATTGTTAGAACCAGTAGTGGTGATACTGTTCTACATAGTAGAAGAGCTTTTAATGGTGTCTCATCACTCATGGAGGCTAAACGCTTGGGACTTATATGGGCTGTGGAGAGTATGACTTCGCTTAAGCTGCATAATGTATCTTTTGAGGTGGAGGATAGGGATTTGGTGGCTTCGGTAAATAAGCCAAAGTCTTGTCCAACGTTGCGAGCATACGGTGAGGAGCTTAAAGAGGTTCTGAACTGTAGTCGTGAATGGGAACTGGAATCGGTGTCGAGAAGGGCAAACACGGTGGCGTTTAAGATTGCAAGGAGCGTAACAGAACAAAAGAGGTACCAATCCTATGTAGCACAAGGGAGTCCTTCTTGGCTACGAAGCTTACTTGTGGAGGAAGGTTTGAGGTCACGAGGATGAAGATGGGTCTCTTGACAGTTGGAGGTCGAATAAGGTGTAGGGGTGGTAGTGCTTTAGGCCGTGACCCCTGTTtctgttttatgtttttcatcGTTTTGTTTCCTGTCTATGTTGCGAAGCTTTGGCTTCATGGGTGTGTTACTTCTTCATTCAAACATTTCtcaagagttaaaaaaaaaataactgatGCAGAGTACCTGTGGTTGGAAACCACATTATTTCAATGAAATATAGTGGACGTTTGGTTTCAATGACTATAAGAATTGGATATATAAAACATCCTTTtggtaaaaatagaaaacatatattcttttaaaaaacttaagtacattaaatataactaaataataatgGAAATATAATGTatacaaactataaaatatagtttaatatatcctgaatatattttctatttgatttattataacaaaatatttgcaAGAATATAGCAACTAATTACAATACATTCAATAACAATATTTAAACCATTtactataataaaaaatactctaaaatattgaaaaatacaTATTGACACCCGCACGGATGTGCAGGTTgagatctagtatatattatgaCCTCCGCTACCATTTGAAACATTTACTTAACAAAGACTAATGAGAAGATTAATTTGTAAGTTATAAACTTTTATGGTATAAAGTGAACAACAACATTCAGATAGAAATGGGACAcattgttctttttcttttggagtGTCTATAAGTTTTAGAATCCAAAGGAGAAAAGTTAAACCAGACAGTATTTccggaaaaaaaaacagattctaTACAGGCAGTAAACATATGGTGGCTTAAGAAGCTTTCATGTCGTCCATACCAACACTAGCCTGcgaataaacaaaaacaagagCAATAGAATCAAAGGTAGTGGTGAAATTCGAAGATATTGCAATTATTTGAGGTTTTAAAAGTCCATGTTTACCAGAAATTTGTGATTTTCTTGAAGGAACATACCAAACTCTGAGCAAAACCTTTCCATGTCGGCATTCATGTCACCAGAACCAGCTGTAACCTCCATGAACTTCTTCCTGTCTGGGGCAAGCTTTAAACCCATCTGATAAAAAGGAAAAGGTTTACCATTTATCAGGAAATTAAAATGAGACAGGTTGGTAGAAAATGCGGTTCAAACAGTGAAAGGAGTGCAAGTAAAGTTGGTACAGAAGAGGTAGAGCTAGAGAGCCATCCGTGCCATTTCCTAAGTGTTTTTTGGTACGAGTCACTACAAGCTTGTGACATTGACCAGTCTTGATGTGCTAGCAAGTTGCGGAATACCTCCACTAAGAAATCCATTGCTCTGAAAGAATCAATATATGTTATTTTCGTAAGAAAAGTGGTGTATTGTGTTTACATGCCGATGTTGTTTACCTGGTTAACCAGAGAAGAGCGTTGGTACAACTAGACGATCCTTTTGCTGTCTCCGACTCGACTTCACCTTGAACAACGGTGTACAAGCACTTGTACTTGTCTGGATCAGACAAGTAGTTCTTCTCCAACCTCTACAGAAGAGACGGACAAACAATTTCTAATGTAAAACAACAATCCAATGCACAGAGGTCGTGACGCAAGTACATGACATTTCTCTACACTTATATATTACTAGGTCGGAAGAGTAAGAACTGAGACAATGCACTTTTATCAATGGTTTGTACTATGAATGCTAAACAGATTTGTGATCTACGATTACCAAAATCATGAACCAAAAAGCTTACTTCCTTTTAACCTAATCTCTCTTAGAGATTAGGTTAATTCTTGGAagcttttatattattaatcatatgaAATCCTTATATAGGAAAACTTCAAGTACTTTACCGATATGTTGCCACTAATTACAAAAACtcttaatgtaaaatatactaATCTATCTAACCATAGTCAAACTTTACCGATATGTTCCCACTAATGTCAGCTTTCACGATAGTCAGAGCGAATCCAAACTTACCTGGGAaaacagaaaccaaaaaaaacaatgaatcaGAGTTATTCTTgagttcaccaaccaataggattcaagtattttatattgatatcttataaaatattgttaaattatattatgttttcaaataaatagctcaaaataaataaaaatagtagtagttgcaaaaaaaaatatttaataaaaaccctaaatccttaatcttaaaccctaaaccctaaactcttgagTAAATCCGGAACCTTAGGTAAATTCTAAACCGTTGGATGaatcatagttttaaaaattaaaaaaaaaatattttttttgcaactactactgttttttatttatttttagctatatattttaaaacataatataatttaacaagattttcttttctttttaaaagatattaaataagaAATACTTGAATCCTATTGGTTGAACCCAACAATAAGTCAATGAAAAATCATCCAAAAATGTCAAAATCTCCACTCATAAGCATTTAGAGAGCAGAGAAGTATAATCCTTTTGTTACCAATAGCGGGCAAGAGGTTCTTGCAGAGGTCAAGAAAAGGCAAAGTAAGCATCTCGCCTTGTTCAGATTTGACATGTTTCATTCCTTCCAAACAAGGCGTTAACACATTCCCTTCCATTTTCATCTCTTCACTGAACTGAAAACGAGAAAAAGAGGAAATCTCAGATATTGTTTCATTCCTGTTCATGTCTGGGAAACTCGCTGTGGCAGCTTTCGGGAGCTTTCGGCAGTGTTCGACAACAAATTTTTTCAGGGATGGAAGAGCTGGAGGAGTTGAGCATATTCTCTTTAATTCATCCAAACCCCTTAAATTGAAGGATTCTAGTTTCTGAAAGGGAACCATCATATCAGGATGCACGTTGCTAATATGCATTCCCTTCTccttatttattatttcttctAGGCTTCCTGAATATGCCACCTCTAGATGCTTGAGATTTGGAGCAAAAAATAACCATGTCAATTCTTTTGGACCTTCCAAACTTCGTAAAACAATACTTGAGAGGTGCTTGAAGTATGGAGAAGTACTGTTACATATAAGATCATCCTTCTCTTTGCTTTTCCAGTCTATCTTTATCTCTGATATTCCCGACAACTCAATATCAAGTTCTCGAAGACCACCCAGAGCTACCGTGTTCAATGTTAAAACCTCGGTGGAGATATTAATCATCCAAAGGCATTGAATACAACTCGCCAATCGCTCCACTCTTTGGATACTTTCCAACATTAAAGCATCTATCACGTTTCCTGTTAAAACCTTCAAGTGCTCTAAAAGTTGAAGCTCTTCAATCGAACTTGCATCAATTTGAACACTTGAATGATAAAGTTTCAACACCTGAAGATTTGGTAAGCTTGTTCCTATCCCATCAATGTTTGTAAGCCAGGTAAACTCCAGGTCCAGGCTTATTAGTTTCCTCAACCCCTTCAAACCAGCTGATAAAGAACTTATACGTGTGTATGATAAATTGAGGTATTGCAAGGAAGTCAATCTGCAAATTTCTTCAGGCAATTCACTAAGATCGCGGTTACGCGAAAGATCCAAGACGACAAGGGATGGCATAAACTGAAAGAATTCACCCGGTATACCCTTCAAATCGTTATCCCCGAGAAATAGAGTCAAAAGGTGGGGGCAGTTGGGACAGTAAGATGTCTGTTCAATTCGATTACTCATCAACGAGATCCTTCTCAAAACTGACCAGTTGATGTCCTTTGGTATAAGGCTTAGCTTCACACCGGTTTTGACGAACtgtttttcttcctcttttccaAACGTAGACCCTACCCAAAGAGCCATTTCACGTAGCACATCATGCATTTTCACAGCAGGTGTGAATTCTTTTTCGAACTCCATCAATAGATGTGCACGAACTAAGGAACCAATTATAACATGACCTTGGTTGTTACTTCCATCTTCATCTCTCTTTCCATTTATAAACCCTTCGTTGATCCAATACTCTATCAACTCGTCCTTCTTTATTTCATAATCTTCCGGGAACAAAGAACAATATAGGAAACAAGATTTCACCTTATCGTCCTCTAAACCATCATAACTAAACTTCAAAATTGAGAGAATCTTTTCTTCCATACCTGGAAACTTCTCGTGGCTAGACTTATTGAGAACATCAACTGCATGACGCCATTCATGTACATCCTCTCTATATGACATGGCTTTCCCAATCACATTGAGTGCAAGTGGCAAGCCAtaacatttttcagaaattcTTTTTGCAAGTGTTGGAATATCTTGATGCCGCTTTAATGCGACTTCTCCAACTACATTTTGAAACAGTTGCCACGCTTCATTCCTTGGCaaacaattaatttttagatcATCATCAGCTTCCATGTATCTGCAAACTTCCTTTGAGCGAGTGGTGAAAACTATCTTCGATCCATTTTCTTGACTTGGACGTGGAACTCCAATCTTGTTCAAATCTACCTCGCTCCACAGATCATCTAACAGCAGTACAAATTTCTTTCTTCCTAGGATATTGGCTATGGAAGATACTTTCTCCTTCTCTGTTTCCTTTTCCCATTCCTTGTCAACACGTAATCTTCCTAGAATCTGATCCTGAATGCCCTTGTATTGCAAATCTTTAGAGACCACAACCCATATCACAACATCAAATTCATTCACCTCTTTGTCAAATTTTTTGTTGATATGAGCTAAGAGGGTTGTTTTTCCAACTCCCCCCATGCCATAAATACCTAACGTTCTTCGTTCAGGTTTCATGATGCTGTCCCATGCCTTTCCAACCATTGAATCCAAACCTATTGTTGTTTGGATATCTTTCTTCACCACCTTTGGTACAGGCCTTTTTCGGGCCAACTCTTTAAAAACTCCTTCAGATAGAAGCTCTTTAACTTCTTCCAACTTTTTCCATACGTCTTTACCATACTTACAGCTTGATATGcattttttggaaatatatccaaaaatacACAATCTTTTGATTTCAGTTGGTTTAACCTTAAGCAGATCACTGACCTGAGAGTCAATACTTGCTACCCTTGACAACCATCCTTCAACTTGAGGAAGCCGCTCCAAACCTCTATCTTCTTCTATGGAAACTCTTAATAACAGATCTTCTCGCCTTTCTTGAAGTTTTTGCCTAGCTGACTCCAGAGCCCCAAGATTAGCCTTCatcatatatatgtaatttctATTACCAAATAAGCAGCTGCAGATTTGATTCACCGCTTGATCACATGAGAAATTTAGTGCTACACAGCCTCCCATCTTTGCTCAAACTTtcagaaagaaacaaaaccaaactcGCTGTTTTGATTAATGAACAGAGAAAGAGGAAACACCAATAGTTTTGATTGAATTAGGAGAAAAGCCACCAACGAAGACCAATAACTCTACACCAAGAATTCAT
The Raphanus sativus cultivar WK10039 chromosome 1, ASM80110v3, whole genome shotgun sequence DNA segment above includes these coding regions:
- the LOC108849362 gene encoding uncharacterized protein LOC108849362 → MVVDPIGLSGRLALMWKREVSVEVKFADKNIIDCCIRYRGQCFFVTFVYGEPSQQGKRKVWERLMRLGAGRKESWGLLGDFNDILHNGEKIGVPIRGDNSFLDFAQMIQVCEMKELTGFGDSFTWAGVRYKKYIQCKLDRCFGNKQWRNSFQNSTQTFMERLGSDHRPVMSRRNDRGSMEQSQRDWEPIDSGHPLLGVCVCELNTEINKAFQEEEEFWVQKSRDKWLVVGDNNTSFFHASVKACRQQNHLSKLVDDEGRDQSSLPQMGKIATYYFEKLFSSSASNEVMGFFASLAPRVSENMNRKLIWEVTDEEVRSVVFSIKQSSAPGSDGMNGLFFQEYWGIIGMEIVKEVKAFFSTGVFPLEWNFTQICLIPKITNPTSMVDLRPISLCSVLYKIVAKILVSGIKPLLEHIVSPNQSAFVPERLISDNIIIAHEMIHGLRTHDHISKEFMAIKTDMSKAYDRIEWNYLEGLMMAMGFHAKFREWIMFCVRSVSYTVLINGEEQGKVLPGRGLRQGDPLSPFLFDLCTEVLSHQLNEAERRGEISGIRFSADGPAIHHLFFADDSLLLLKANEEECGVVCRILKEYEVVSGQMISLTKSAITFGSKVENGMKVNIKEISGITNEGGTGKYLGLPECFSGSKVAILQYIHVKMTARFQGWHAFFLSTGGKEVLLKSVAMAMPVFAMSVFKLPKTTCKMLTSAMANFWWNAQDGKNKMHWVSWDRMCLDKKDGVMGFKDLEKFNQALLAKQGWRLLMDPNSLCARVIKSRFYPTGDFLDAKIGSRPSYAWRSMLFGRELLVKGLRSNVGSGKSIMVWTDKWLFDKEPLAPMRKQTFFNVNLRVCDLINTQTGSWDREKLEEVFFPSDIELIMKMKPAFGKEDSYEWVHNIWGVYSVKSGYCQVWSVNTTPKIKVFMWKALSNALAVSEECIARGMKVDPRCQRCGDDGESINHVLFSCPAASLVWAASGFPFPQRGFENRSLFENFSYLLSIGKDSRVPKELRQVFPWILWMLWKNKNAFSFEGKDYAAENTVAKCREEATRWTEITGVAKAEEAKRNQCKKVDSTWRAPERERLKCNIGISWCRKTNLAGMGWIVRTSSGDTVLHSRRAFNGVSSLMEAKRLGLIWAVESMTSLKLHNVSFEVEDRDLVASVNKPKSCPTLRAYGEELKEVLNCSREWELESVSRRANTVAFKIARSVTEQKRYQSYVAQGSPSWLRSLLVEEGLRSRG
- the LOC108840511 gene encoding probable disease resistance protein At1g15890, encoding MGGCVALNFSCDQAVNQICSCLFGNRNYIYMMKANLGALESARQKLQERREDLLLRVSIEEDRGLERLPQVEGWLSRVASIDSQVSDLLKVKPTEIKRLCIFGYISKKCISSCKYGKDVWKKLEEVKELLSEGVFKELARKRPVPKVVKKDIQTTIGLDSMVGKAWDSIMKPERRTLGIYGMGGVGKTTLLAHINKKFDKEVNEFDVVIWVVVSKDLQYKGIQDQILGRLRVDKEWEKETEKEKVSSIANILGRKKFVLLLDDLWSEVDLNKIGVPRPSQENGSKIVFTTRSKEVCRYMEADDDLKINCLPRNEAWQLFQNVVGEVALKRHQDIPTLAKRISEKCYGLPLALNVIGKAMSYREDVHEWRHAVDVLNKSSHEKFPGMEEKILSILKFSYDGLEDDKVKSCFLYCSLFPEDYEIKKDELIEYWINEGFINGKRDEDGSNNQGHVIIGSLVRAHLLMEFEKEFTPAVKMHDVLREMALWVGSTFGKEEEKQFVKTGVKLSLIPKDINWSVLRRISLMSNRIEQTSYCPNCPHLLTLFLGDNDLKGIPGEFFQFMPSLVVLDLSRNRDLSELPEEICRLTSLQYLNLSYTRISSLSAGLKGLRKLISLDLEFTWLTNIDGIGTSLPNLQVLKLYHSSVQIDASSIEELQLLEHLKVLTGNVIDALMLESIQRVERLASCIQCLWMINISTEVLTLNTVALGGLRELDIELSGISEIKIDWKSKEKDDLICNSTSPYFKHLSSIVLRSLEGPKELTWLFFAPNLKHLEVAYSGSLEEIINKEKGMHISNVHPDMMVPFQKLESFNLRGLDELKRICSTPPALPSLKKFVVEHCRKLPKAATASFPDMNRNETISEISSFSRFQFSEEMKMEGNVLTPCLEGMKHVKSEQGEMLTLPFLDLCKNLLPAIGKFGFALTIVKADISGNISRLEKNYLSDPDKYKCLYTVVQGEVESETAKGSSSCTNALLWLTRAMDFLVEVFRNLLAHQDWSMSQACSDSYQKTLRKWHGWLSSSTSSMGLKLAPDRKKFMEVTAGSGDMNADMERFCSEFGMFLQENHKFLASVGMDDMKAS